In Leptospira ellinghausenii, the following proteins share a genomic window:
- a CDS encoding TetR family transcriptional regulator, protein MNKRDTQKQKTHSQLLESALQLMGEEKGLGDLSLREVTAHAGIVPAAFYRHFKSMEELGLHLVEECGERIQLIVGDARNKGAYRSALQLTIGYFFDYVTHNRSLFRFIARERTGGNRKIRENIREAMRRIARELAKDMRMPKLISMDDTIFASELIVSICFQMASDYLDLEDDAHSEMRKLKLQTIKQVRLVFIGTIRGRKQRHR, encoded by the coding sequence ATGAACAAACGCGACACTCAGAAGCAAAAAACCCACTCCCAACTCCTGGAAAGTGCCCTACAATTGATGGGAGAAGAGAAAGGATTGGGTGATTTGAGCCTACGAGAGGTCACAGCACATGCTGGAATTGTTCCGGCAGCCTTCTACCGCCACTTTAAGTCCATGGAAGAATTAGGGCTGCATTTAGTGGAAGAATGCGGGGAAAGGATCCAACTCATTGTCGGTGATGCCAGAAACAAGGGAGCCTATCGTTCGGCACTTCAACTCACCATAGGGTATTTTTTTGACTACGTAACCCATAACCGATCCTTGTTTCGGTTCATTGCCAGGGAAAGGACAGGTGGGAATCGTAAAATTCGCGAGAACATTCGAGAAGCCATGCGCAGAATTGCCCGTGAATTGGCCAAAGATATGCGGATGCCCAAATTGATTTCGATGGATGATACAATATTTGCTTCGGAGCTTATTGTGAGTATCTGTTTCCAAATGGCATCTGATTATTTGGATTTAGAGGATGATGCACACTCAGAGATGAGAAAGTTAAAATTACAAACGATCAAACAAGTCCGTCTCGTCTTCATTGGAACAATCCGCGGTAGAAAACAAAGGCACAGATGA
- a CDS encoding flavin reductase family protein, with protein MKTFPFIYNQPKEFLNFLQPKEWADFFLGELNPRFSVTTTKAKVIDIKEETADAKTFVLKPNWLWKGFLSGQHVPVTVEIAGRRVTRFYSLSSHPNEKYLQITVKRQKGGLVSNFLNQNTKKGDVLDLGEASGEFVLSKELPKELLLLAGGSGITPIHSILKDLQALNYNGKVTLLYFVRSVDDIILKSSIDLIEKNNQWLTVQYILSDVPKEGFVSGFLTKEILDQYVPNLKSTSVYVCGPSPMQTKALSLLEGLPVKSELFLLPGQNLTNVKKEGTVDVYLSLSHKTIQVKGERSILDELEEQGIYPQSGCRMGICHTCVCKKQAGAVTDLSNGEKSQLGEENIQICVSRAESNLELEL; from the coding sequence ATGAAAACATTTCCTTTTATCTACAACCAACCGAAGGAATTTCTAAACTTCCTTCAACCGAAAGAGTGGGCAGATTTTTTCCTAGGCGAATTGAATCCTAGGTTTTCTGTCACGACAACAAAAGCAAAAGTAATCGACATCAAAGAAGAAACAGCTGATGCAAAAACTTTTGTCTTAAAACCAAACTGGTTATGGAAAGGTTTTTTATCAGGCCAACACGTTCCGGTGACAGTTGAAATCGCTGGAAGAAGAGTTACTCGGTTTTACTCTTTGTCTTCTCATCCAAATGAAAAATATTTACAAATCACTGTTAAACGCCAAAAGGGTGGTTTGGTATCAAACTTTTTGAATCAAAACACTAAAAAGGGAGATGTTTTAGACTTAGGAGAGGCTTCAGGCGAATTTGTTCTCTCCAAAGAACTTCCAAAAGAATTACTTTTATTAGCAGGTGGAAGTGGAATCACTCCTATCCATTCGATTTTAAAAGACTTACAAGCGTTAAACTATAACGGCAAAGTTACACTATTGTATTTTGTTCGTTCGGTAGACGATATCATTCTAAAATCATCAATTGATTTGATAGAAAAAAATAATCAATGGTTAACCGTACAATACATACTTTCTGATGTTCCAAAGGAAGGTTTTGTTTCTGGTTTCTTAACAAAAGAAATTTTGGATCAGTATGTTCCGAATCTAAAATCGACATCTGTTTATGTTTGTGGTCCATCACCAATGCAAACAAAGGCACTTTCGCTATTGGAAGGTTTACCTGTAAAATCCGAACTATTTCTCTTACCTGGTCAAAATCTTACAAATGTGAAAAAAGAGGGAACCGTAGATGTATACTTGTCTCTTAGTCACAAAACCATCCAAGTGAAAGGTGAACGTTCCATCCTTGATGAACTCGAAGAACAAGGAATTTACCCTCAAAGTGGATGTCGTATGGGGATTTGCCATACATGTGTATGTAAAAAACAGGCTGGTGCCGTAACAGATTTATCAAACGGTGAAAAATCACAGTTAGGTGAAGAAAATATTCAAATCTGTGTGTCACGTGCTGAATCCAATTTGGAACTCGAACTTTAA
- a CDS encoding fatty acid desaturase family protein: MRTISKKLNKEEIEAFGKEVDSLREEVMAKVGKEDADHIRFIYKTYRYTEVLGRGLIHFSFEPISFVAGTLLLSISKIINNMELGHNVLHGQYDWMNDPKFNSRTFEWDIVCNAHQWKFYHNYMHHTYTNVLNKDHDYGYNFTRLTEGQKWKPVHLTQPFTNLFLALNFQWGIGAHGYRVEYLETPKKLRKKKTLKDYKAVFFKKIELQMLKDYILFPALAGLNFPKVILGNLLANLIRNLWTYAVIFCGHFTENAESFTTEEIAGETKAQWYLRQLKGSSNLEGNNLFYTMTGHLSHQIEHHMFPDMPAKRYREVAPRLKEICAKYGQHYNTGSFVKQFGSVWKRIIAYSFPDHIANKVMGKRKKYLEPSIVLSQPSFQVSLPTEEKTVSLT; encoded by the coding sequence ATGAGAACGATTAGCAAAAAATTAAACAAAGAAGAAATAGAAGCATTTGGAAAAGAAGTTGATTCACTTCGAGAAGAAGTGATGGCAAAAGTAGGAAAGGAAGATGCAGATCACATCCGATTTATCTATAAAACATACAGATACACTGAAGTTTTAGGAAGAGGATTGATTCACTTTAGTTTCGAACCAATTTCCTTTGTGGCTGGAACATTGTTGTTATCAATTTCCAAAATCATCAATAATATGGAGTTAGGTCATAACGTTCTACATGGACAATATGATTGGATGAACGATCCAAAGTTTAATTCCAGAACCTTTGAGTGGGATATCGTTTGTAATGCACACCAATGGAAGTTTTACCATAATTATATGCACCATACTTATACCAATGTTTTGAACAAAGATCATGACTATGGGTATAATTTTACAAGATTAACGGAAGGTCAAAAGTGGAAACCGGTCCACCTAACACAACCATTTACAAATTTATTTTTAGCATTAAATTTCCAATGGGGAATCGGCGCGCATGGTTACCGAGTTGAATACTTAGAAACTCCAAAAAAGTTAAGAAAGAAAAAAACTTTGAAAGATTACAAAGCAGTTTTCTTTAAAAAAATTGAACTTCAAATGTTGAAAGATTATATTTTGTTTCCTGCACTTGCTGGTTTAAATTTTCCAAAAGTTATCTTAGGAAATTTATTAGCAAACTTAATCAGAAACCTTTGGACTTACGCTGTGATTTTTTGCGGACATTTTACTGAAAACGCAGAATCCTTTACCACTGAAGAAATAGCAGGTGAGACAAAAGCACAATGGTATTTAAGACAATTGAAAGGTTCTTCTAATCTTGAAGGAAATAATTTGTTTTATACGATGACTGGCCATTTGAGCCACCAGATCGAACACCATATGTTTCCTGATATGCCAGCAAAACGTTATCGTGAAGTTGCACCAAGATTAAAAGAAATTTGTGCAAAGTATGGACAACACTATAACACTGGAAGTTTTGTGAAACAATTTGGATCTGTATGGAAACGAATCATTGCTTATTCATTCCCTGATCACATTGCAAATAAAGTTATGGGGAAACGTAAGAAGTATTTAGAACCTTCCATCGTTTTAAGCCAACCAAGTTTCCAAGTTTCTCTTCCAACTGAAGAGAAAACAGTATCACTCACTTAA
- a CDS encoding acyl-CoA dehydrogenase family protein, giving the protein MIQNNYFQSNEDLKEHFYELIDWNEIVPIYENQFSDAKLYESTKNARLEMAPTSVEEAIAYYEEILKSCGEISGMYVSQVASTVDAKGLKFENGDVTHPKEMVDVIQMYHDAGLGPAAFKRKYGGLGVPSIIKAMIAEIMYRSDSSITIAVGSMGLAAILEVCASEEMKQEWIPKLISGNYTVTMGLSEPDFGSDLPNITTKAVKKGEEWLLNGTKRFQTVACGINGSPGITLTLARTGTQESGARGLSFFIVENKDYQIQGIEKKLGIKASATCETVFENSKGHLVGKEGFGLVKYVMGMLNGARLSVSSQGTGIVTAAYEEALKYANERIQFGKAIYEIPAVKRMLDRMERELAGMRCLMVEAAYSVDKYYWYEDGREVSAEESKTAKFWEKVANTLTPISKYYNSEMCNDLVYDGLQVLGGAGYTEDYDLSRLYRDARITNIYDGTTQIQVNAAIGGITSGMSGTGTFRAYLDHLAKGSEGNNSLSEIRNLFESVVDTFKLIQDQGTKEAYSFEVVESAARVVIGYLMERSKNKSKSRKELRTKWCKEFHNDSYAILTSNHIKLKSV; this is encoded by the coding sequence ATGATCCAAAATAATTACTTCCAAAGTAACGAAGACTTAAAAGAACATTTCTATGAATTAATTGATTGGAATGAAATTGTACCCATTTACGAAAATCAGTTCTCCGATGCGAAACTTTATGAATCTACAAAAAATGCCAGATTAGAAATGGCTCCGACATCTGTCGAAGAAGCAATCGCTTATTATGAAGAGATACTAAAATCTTGTGGTGAAATTAGTGGAATGTATGTTTCACAAGTTGCCTCTACAGTTGATGCAAAAGGCTTAAAATTTGAAAATGGAGATGTGACCCATCCGAAGGAGATGGTTGATGTCATCCAAATGTATCATGATGCTGGACTTGGACCAGCTGCCTTTAAACGTAAATATGGCGGACTCGGAGTACCAAGTATCATCAAAGCGATGATCGCAGAGATCATGTACCGATCTGATAGTTCCATCACCATTGCCGTTGGTAGTATGGGACTTGCAGCAATCTTAGAAGTATGTGCATCAGAGGAGATGAAACAGGAATGGATTCCAAAACTCATTTCAGGTAACTATACGGTCACGATGGGGTTATCAGAACCTGACTTTGGTTCCGACTTACCCAATATCACAACAAAGGCAGTAAAAAAAGGAGAAGAATGGTTACTCAATGGTACCAAACGTTTTCAAACGGTAGCTTGTGGTATCAATGGAAGTCCAGGAATTACTCTTACCCTAGCAAGAACAGGTACCCAAGAAAGTGGAGCAAGAGGTTTGTCTTTTTTTATAGTTGAAAACAAAGATTACCAAATCCAAGGGATCGAAAAAAAATTAGGGATCAAAGCATCTGCCACTTGCGAAACGGTATTTGAAAATAGCAAAGGCCATTTAGTTGGAAAAGAAGGTTTTGGTCTTGTAAAATACGTAATGGGAATGTTAAACGGAGCTCGACTCAGTGTTTCTTCTCAAGGAACTGGAATTGTAACAGCAGCATATGAAGAAGCATTGAAGTATGCTAACGAACGAATTCAATTTGGAAAGGCAATTTATGAAATCCCAGCCGTAAAAAGAATGTTAGATCGTATGGAAAGAGAACTCGCTGGAATGCGTTGTCTCATGGTGGAAGCTGCCTATTCTGTTGATAAATATTATTGGTATGAAGATGGCCGAGAAGTTTCAGCAGAAGAAAGTAAAACAGCCAAGTTTTGGGAGAAAGTTGCGAACACACTCACACCAATTTCCAAGTATTATAACTCAGAAATGTGCAATGATTTAGTTTATGACGGCTTACAAGTATTAGGTGGGGCTGGTTATACAGAAGATTATGATCTTTCTCGATTGTATCGCGACGCAAGGATTACAAATATTTATGACGGAACTACACAAATCCAAGTAAATGCGGCAATAGGTGGTATTACTTCTGGGATGAGTGGAACGGGAACCTTTCGGGCGTATTTAGACCATTTAGCAAAAGGTTCAGAAGGAAACAATTCACTTTCTGAGATACGTAATCTTTTTGAATCCGTTGTTGATACTTTCAAATTGATCCAAGACCAAGGAACAAAAGAAGCATATAGTTTTGAAGTAGTGGAATCAGCTGCTCGAGTGGTTATCGGATACCTTATGGAACGAAGTAAAAACAAATCCAAATCTCGAAAAGAACTTCGAACAAAATGGTGCAAAGAATTTCATAACGATAGTTATGCGATTCTTACATCAAACCATATCAAATTAAAATCAGTATAA
- a CDS encoding dienelactone hydrolase family protein produces the protein MKLFLSILTMMFAFQCSSLPTSELPVKSTVTLSPLEYKLDGKTYEGFMAVDSSITGKRPGILVIHEWWGVNEYPKQRAKQLADLGYVAFVMDVYGKGILAKDHVEAGKLSSANGDPKVLLKKIYKAIEILKSNPNVDSTKIGAIGYCFGGGGVIELALDGADLKGGVVSFHGMLGSKNLATGVKKIKSKVLVHHGADDPFIPKNVVETFVKTITEAKAPVTFVSHPGAVHGFTRPGAEKHGLPGLAYNEKADYASFESMKDFFAKNFK, from the coding sequence ATGAAACTGTTCCTTTCCATATTAACAATGATGTTTGCATTCCAGTGTAGTTCACTACCGACTTCTGAACTGCCAGTCAAATCAACTGTCACTTTGAGTCCGCTAGAATATAAATTGGATGGCAAGACATACGAAGGGTTTATGGCTGTTGATTCAAGTATCACTGGCAAACGACCTGGAATTCTCGTGATTCACGAGTGGTGGGGGGTCAATGAGTATCCAAAACAAAGAGCAAAACAATTAGCAGATTTAGGTTATGTTGCTTTTGTTATGGACGTATATGGAAAAGGGATTCTCGCGAAAGACCATGTGGAAGCGGGAAAACTATCAAGTGCAAATGGTGATCCAAAAGTTCTCCTTAAAAAAATCTATAAAGCAATCGAAATTTTAAAATCAAATCCAAATGTTGATTCTACTAAAATTGGCGCGATTGGATATTGTTTTGGTGGAGGAGGTGTCATTGAACTTGCATTAGATGGTGCTGATCTTAAAGGTGGAGTTGTTTCTTTTCATGGGATGTTAGGAAGCAAAAATTTAGCAACTGGTGTTAAAAAAATTAAAAGTAAAGTTTTAGTTCACCATGGAGCGGATGATCCTTTTATACCTAAAAATGTTGTAGAAACGTTTGTAAAAACAATTACCGAAGCAAAAGCTCCAGTAACGTTTGTTTCACATCCAGGTGCGGTACATGGTTTCACTCGACCAGGTGCTGAAAAACATGGATTACCTGGCCTAGCTTATAACGAAAAAGCAGATTATGCTTCTTTCGAAAGTATGAAAGACTTTTTCGCAAAAAACTTTAAATAA
- a CDS encoding efflux RND transporter permease subunit, which yields MEFLTKIVSFSLQNRLLIILCTILLVFGGFFSLKHLKVDAVPDITNVQVQIITTSPSLSTLEIEQYITLPVERAITGIPNLTEVRSVSRYGFSLVTAVFADGTDLWKSRQLVSEKLTEASENIPAIYGKPVIGPITTGLGEVFQFTIESQFHSQMELTTYLNWYINPALKTVPGIVEVNSFGGKTKQYQVIVDSFKAASLGISFNQIITAIQTNNLSTGSGYIEKSNEQLIIGSDGLLKTIADFEKIQIGKMKDGFPIYLNTVAKIVEGPRLRKGAATSSGKSEVVGAVTLMLLGENSLEVTKSVKEKITQIEKTLPTGMKIKPYYDRSIMVSNTLKTIVWNLSEGALLVIIILFLMIGDFRSGLVIASVIPLAMLIAISLMFVRDLPANLMSMGAIDFGLIVDGAVILIENSHRRLGLKVKELKRSLTPIEKKDTILEATIEVRKATIYGEIIIGIVYIPILTLSGTEGKMFIPMATTVLFALIGSFILTLTIIPVLASFFLHSDIKEDSKTAFFQKIQNWYIPKLEYCFKDTNKVMYSTIIIFIVSIFLFFRLGGEFLPKLDEGNLLIEISRYPSTTLTESLASSTKIESAILKGIPEITEIVSRTGSPELAIEPMGVEKTDMYLDMKPRSEWKQSKADIENKLEKIIQQVSPQVAYGLSQPIEMRNNEIMAGIRADVGIKVFGDDLVKLKSIAEDISSNIKNIEGVADLRIEQLYGLEYLRIKPNREKLARYNLSITDINRITESFSSGVPAGIVYEGMKRFDIVVKTDIKSDPEQIKNIPVNVGQNQFAPFHELADIKIEDGPVQIYHQNQNRYALVQFNIRGSDMVSTVGKVKNVLADKIKFPAGYHFILGGEFEKFESATNTLLVVVPITLLIIFLILYFAFSEVMSAFIIFLNVPFAITGGILALYLRNLPFSISAGVGFIALFGIAVLNGLVLISFIKSLGHHGKKLEDAIKEAAISRLRPVLTTALLASIGFIPMAISTSPGAEVQRPLATVVIGGLITASGLTLFVLPIVYLKFFAKKSFILSKEA from the coding sequence ATGGAATTTTTAACTAAAATTGTATCTTTTTCACTTCAAAATCGCCTTTTAATCATCCTATGTACCATCTTACTAGTATTTGGTGGTTTTTTTTCACTAAAACATTTAAAAGTCGATGCTGTTCCTGATATAACAAATGTGCAAGTTCAAATCATTACAACATCTCCTTCTTTATCTACTCTAGAAATCGAACAATACATTACCTTACCTGTGGAACGTGCAATCACTGGAATTCCAAACTTAACAGAAGTTCGATCTGTTTCTAGATACGGATTTTCTTTGGTAACCGCAGTTTTTGCAGATGGAACAGACTTATGGAAAAGTAGGCAATTGGTTAGTGAAAAACTAACTGAAGCATCTGAAAACATTCCAGCTATTTATGGTAAACCAGTAATAGGACCCATTACAACAGGATTAGGAGAAGTATTTCAATTTACAATCGAAAGCCAATTCCATAGTCAAATGGAGTTAACAACCTATTTAAATTGGTATATCAATCCCGCCTTAAAGACAGTTCCAGGTATCGTGGAAGTGAATAGTTTTGGAGGCAAAACAAAACAATACCAAGTCATAGTTGATTCATTTAAAGCAGCTTCTTTGGGAATTTCTTTCAACCAAATTATCACTGCAATCCAAACAAATAACCTATCAACGGGTAGTGGTTATATTGAAAAATCAAATGAACAACTTATCATTGGGAGTGATGGGCTTTTAAAAACAATCGCAGATTTTGAAAAAATACAAATCGGTAAAATGAAAGATGGTTTTCCCATCTATTTGAATACCGTTGCAAAGATTGTCGAAGGCCCACGATTACGAAAAGGTGCAGCTACTTCTTCTGGAAAATCCGAGGTAGTGGGTGCCGTAACTTTGATGTTACTCGGAGAAAATTCCTTAGAAGTAACAAAATCTGTAAAAGAAAAAATAACTCAAATTGAAAAAACATTACCAACAGGGATGAAAATAAAACCGTATTATGATCGTTCCATCATGGTATCTAACACATTAAAAACAATTGTCTGGAATCTTTCGGAAGGAGCACTACTTGTTATCATTATATTGTTTTTAATGATAGGTGACTTTCGATCTGGACTCGTTATCGCCTCCGTCATTCCACTGGCGATGCTCATTGCGATTTCCTTAATGTTCGTAAGGGATTTACCTGCCAACTTAATGTCTATGGGGGCAATTGATTTTGGATTAATTGTCGATGGTGCAGTCATTCTAATTGAAAACTCACATAGAAGATTAGGATTAAAAGTAAAGGAACTAAAAAGATCGTTAACACCAATCGAAAAAAAGGATACAATTCTTGAAGCAACCATTGAAGTTAGGAAAGCAACAATTTACGGTGAAATTATCATTGGAATCGTTTATATACCTATTCTTACACTCAGTGGTACAGAAGGTAAAATGTTTATACCAATGGCAACTACAGTATTATTTGCATTGATTGGTTCCTTTATCCTTACACTCACAATTATACCAGTTTTAGCATCCTTCTTTTTACATTCAGACATTAAAGAAGACTCAAAAACTGCCTTTTTCCAAAAAATTCAAAACTGGTATATTCCGAAACTTGAATATTGCTTTAAAGATACAAATAAAGTCATGTATTCTACGATCATTATTTTTATTGTCTCAATTTTTCTCTTCTTTCGATTAGGCGGAGAATTTTTACCTAAACTTGATGAAGGAAACCTACTCATCGAGATTAGTCGATACCCCTCCACTACATTAACTGAATCATTAGCTTCATCTACAAAAATTGAATCTGCAATCCTAAAAGGGATTCCTGAAATTACAGAAATTGTATCAAGGACTGGTTCTCCTGAACTTGCGATCGAACCAATGGGGGTCGAAAAAACGGATATGTATTTGGACATGAAACCAAGATCCGAATGGAAACAATCAAAAGCAGATATTGAAAACAAGTTAGAGAAGATCATCCAACAAGTTTCACCACAAGTTGCTTATGGTTTATCACAACCTATTGAAATGAGAAATAATGAAATCATGGCTGGGATTCGAGCAGATGTTGGAATTAAGGTTTTTGGTGATGATTTGGTAAAACTAAAATCGATCGCAGAAGATATCTCATCCAATATTAAAAACATCGAAGGTGTGGCGGATTTAAGGATCGAACAATTATATGGTTTGGAGTATCTCAGGATAAAACCCAACCGAGAAAAATTGGCTCGATACAACTTAAGTATTACAGATATCAATCGCATCACTGAATCATTTTCATCTGGTGTACCAGCTGGGATCGTTTATGAAGGTATGAAACGATTTGATATTGTAGTGAAAACAGATATCAAATCTGATCCTGAACAAATTAAAAACATTCCTGTAAATGTCGGACAGAATCAATTTGCTCCATTCCATGAATTGGCAGATATTAAGATTGAAGATGGACCAGTTCAAATTTACCATCAAAACCAAAACCGTTACGCATTAGTGCAATTTAATATCAGAGGGAGTGATATGGTTTCAACGGTAGGAAAAGTAAAAAATGTATTAGCTGATAAAATAAAATTTCCTGCGGGTTATCATTTTATTTTAGGTGGAGAATTTGAAAAATTTGAATCGGCAACCAATACTTTGTTAGTTGTGGTTCCAATCACACTATTGATTATATTTTTAATTTTATACTTTGCGTTTAGCGAAGTAATGTCAGCGTTTATCATTTTTCTCAATGTTCCGTTCGCCATTACTGGTGGAATTTTGGCATTGTATTTAAGAAATCTACCATTCAGTATCTCTGCTGGTGTTGGATTCATAGCTCTATTTGGTATCGCAGTCCTAAATGGTTTAGTGTTAATTAGTTTTATCAAATCACTTGGGCATCATGGTAAAAAATTGGAAGATGCTATTAAAGAAGCAGCGATCTCTAGGCTTCGTCCGGTTCTGACAACAGCGCTACTTGCTTCCATTGGATTTATTCCAATGGCAATTAGTACCTCACCAGGTGCCGAAGTACAAAGACCTTTGGCAACAGTAGTGATAGGAGGGCTAATCACTGCGAGTGGATTAACCCTTTTCGTTTTACCGATTGTTTATTTAAAGTTTTTTGCGAAAAAGTCTTTCATACTTTCGAAAGAAGCATAA
- a CDS encoding efflux RND transporter periplasmic adaptor subunit, which translates to MKINFKLIIFSILILIGVIYFWQSSRNKTIVPEITTNKNFLHLTKEQRDAISIEVELVSLKKIHSNIELIGETEAVPDDIMDVPARISGRVTSVYFVEGDTIQKGQKLATIDSPELAKLRSTYLVAKSKYNAAEQNLTRISSLVKMNLAAKQEQIDAEANLRVIESEKNSAEENLRANGLNIDNSSTGQYLVYAPRSGLALSRNAVPGSIVAGNQILTTIANLTNLWFQAKIYENDLKYLSEGIPADVILNAYPELNFYGKLEHIGEKVDPESRTVHARVVFKNQNKKAKIGLFGRAILSVNERTGIQIPETAIQSYQDSKYVFIENKPETYQWLEVSTGSTNDKMVEVISGLKEGDKVVTNGAFELKAILFKDTFGGGE; encoded by the coding sequence ATGAAAATTAATTTTAAACTCATCATTTTTTCTATCCTTATTTTAATCGGTGTTATCTATTTTTGGCAAAGCAGTCGTAACAAAACAATTGTTCCAGAAATTACCACAAACAAAAATTTTCTTCATTTAACAAAGGAACAACGAGATGCAATTTCGATTGAAGTCGAATTAGTTTCTCTAAAAAAAATTCACTCAAATATAGAACTGATAGGAGAAACAGAAGCAGTCCCAGATGACATAATGGATGTTCCCGCCAGAATTTCTGGTAGAGTCACAAGTGTGTATTTTGTTGAAGGTGATACCATTCAAAAAGGACAAAAACTAGCAACCATTGATTCTCCAGAACTTGCAAAACTTAGATCTACTTATCTCGTTGCAAAATCTAAATACAATGCAGCCGAACAAAACTTAACAAGAATTAGTTCACTCGTAAAAATGAATTTAGCTGCTAAACAAGAACAAATTGATGCGGAAGCAAATTTACGAGTGATTGAATCAGAGAAAAATTCAGCTGAAGAAAATCTACGTGCGAACGGCTTAAACATCGATAATAGTTCCACAGGACAATACCTTGTTTATGCACCAAGGTCTGGACTAGCTTTATCAAGAAATGCAGTTCCAGGTTCTATTGTGGCAGGAAATCAGATTCTAACCACCATTGCCAATCTTACCAATCTTTGGTTCCAAGCAAAAATATATGAAAATGATTTAAAATATTTATCAGAAGGGATACCGGCAGATGTTATTTTGAATGCTTATCCTGAATTAAACTTTTATGGAAAATTAGAACACATTGGTGAAAAAGTAGATCCCGAATCTCGAACAGTTCATGCACGTGTAGTTTTCAAAAACCAAAACAAAAAAGCAAAAATTGGATTGTTTGGAAGGGCAATCCTAAGTGTGAACGAAAGGACAGGAATTCAAATTCCCGAAACTGCAATTCAATCGTACCAAGATTCTAAATATGTTTTTATAGAAAACAAACCGGAAACTTACCAATGGCTAGAAGTTTCAACCGGTAGTACAAATGACAAAATGGTCGAAGTAATCTCTGGACTCAAAGAAGGAGACAAGGTCGTCACAAATGGTGCCTTTGAATTAAAAGCAATTTTGTTCAAAGATACATTTGGAGGAGGTGAATGA
- a CDS encoding TolC family protein, giving the protein MLELSICIVNRHPDFRIEEIKLKEISGRKKIASYYFPSNPTFSGYVANRKGDTAGPITGSTLSTANNFQVMVNQEIYTNGKREIAIKIADEEFRAQVYRLESVKRLLEFEALKKLTRFRYLFLEKENSLYSLNLVKELKKVSKARINEGLSPGIDESLSEAEEIRIFKIWNFSQRQYENAKSELEVLLGFPFELTQLNAFQWKLPNDLPKDKSELVKIAYQYRPEIFLTEKEIELALLRHNEVRKQKIPNVSLGAFAQNDGFNERVVGGMLTIPLIVWRDYEGESIISSSKIDSSKELKESVSRNIKQEVLFALTNFITLTDEVKLYDENKLERAESDLNNLQEAIRFGKIKIIDAINQQRILLQTKLNYLSTKSEYEVSQLELIRVLGLPTNSMEVRP; this is encoded by the coding sequence ATGTTAGAATTGAGTATTTGTATCGTCAATCGCCATCCTGATTTTCGAATCGAGGAAATTAAACTGAAGGAAATTTCCGGAAGGAAAAAAATCGCCTCCTATTATTTTCCATCAAATCCAACTTTTTCTGGTTATGTGGCCAATAGAAAGGGAGACACAGCGGGACCAATCACAGGATCCACTCTTTCTACGGCCAATAACTTTCAAGTTATGGTAAATCAGGAAATTTACACCAATGGGAAAAGAGAAATTGCCATTAAAATCGCCGATGAAGAATTTAGAGCACAAGTATATCGACTAGAATCCGTTAAACGACTTTTAGAATTTGAAGCATTAAAAAAACTAACACGATTTCGATACCTTTTTTTGGAAAAGGAAAACAGTTTGTATAGTTTAAATTTGGTAAAAGAACTTAAAAAAGTTTCCAAAGCTAGAATCAACGAAGGACTTTCACCTGGAATTGATGAATCCTTATCTGAAGCAGAAGAAATCCGTATTTTCAAAATTTGGAATTTTTCACAAAGGCAATACGAAAATGCAAAGTCTGAATTAGAAGTTTTGCTTGGTTTTCCATTTGAGTTAACGCAATTAAATGCATTCCAGTGGAAACTACCTAACGATTTACCTAAAGATAAATCTGAGTTGGTGAAAATAGCATACCAATATAGACCAGAAATTTTTCTTACGGAAAAAGAAATCGAACTAGCGTTACTCCGACATAACGAAGTTAGAAAACAAAAAATTCCAAATGTGAGTTTGGGTGCTTTTGCACAAAACGATGGCTTTAATGAACGAGTCGTAGGCGGGATGTTAACGATTCCTCTGATCGTCTGGAGAGATTATGAGGGCGAATCGATCATCTCTTCTTCCAAAATCGATAGCTCAAAAGAATTGAAAGAATCTGTATCTAGAAATATCAAACAAGAAGTATTGTTTGCGCTTACAAATTTTATCACACTCACCGATGAAGTAAAACTTTATGATGAAAACAAACTAGAAAGAGCGGAATCCGATCTAAATAATCTACAAGAAGCCATCAGATTCGGTAAAATAAAAATTATCGATGCAATCAACCAACAAAGAATCTTATTACAAACTAAACTAAATTATCTAAGCACCAAATCAGAATACGAAGTATCGCAACTTGAGTTGATACGAGTGCTTGGATTACCAACAAATTCAATGGAAGTTCGACCATGA